From Brachionichthys hirsutus isolate HB-005 chromosome 16, CSIRO-AGI_Bhir_v1, whole genome shotgun sequence, a single genomic window includes:
- the LOC137906136 gene encoding immunoglobulin lambda-1 light chain-like, with protein MLVTLCTLLSALTCVCGVTVVTQPPVVAVRKGETATMDCNLGTVTDRAFWYKQSPGGVPQYVLRLYHGWSSPGYGSGFSSPKFTSTHQSQSDYRLIIKDVEEGDSAFYYCQTWDSSVNEHVFGQGTKLIVTSSSLPPPVLTLFPPSTTELQSNKATLVCLSSQSVPFADFNWLVAGSPVSSGISTSTAVQQPDQTFQISSYLSIQKSDWNMDEVYTCKVSLGSQTAEESIKKSDCVKE; from the exons ATGCTGGTGACCCTCtgcactctcctctctgctctaacAT gtgtgtgtggtgtgacgGTGGTGACACAGCCTCCTGTTGTGGctgtgaggaaaggagagacggCCACCATGGACTGTAACCTGGGGACGGTTACTGATAGAGCTTTCTGGTATAAACAGAGTCCAGGAGGAGTCCCTCAGTATGTGCTGAGGCTTTATCACGGCTGGAGCTCTCCAGGTTACGGCTCTGGGTTTTCATCCCCAAAATTCACTTCCACTCATCAGTCACAATCAGATTATCGTTTGATCATCAAAGATGTGGAGGAGGGAGACTCAGCATTCTACTACTGTCAAACATGGGACAGCTCTGTTAATGAGCAC GTATTCGGACAAGGCACCAAGCTGATTGTAACAA GCTccagcctccctcctcctgtcctgaCGCTCTTCCCTCCGTCCACTACTGAGCTCCAGTCCAACAAAGCCACTCTGGTCTGTCTGTCCAGTCAGTCTGTGCCGTTTGCAGACTTCAACTGGTTGGTTGCTGGGAGTCCAGTGAGCAGTGGGATCTCTACCAGCACCGCTGTTCAGCAACCGGACCAGACTTTCCAAATCAGCAGCTATCTGTCCATCCAGAAATCAGACTGGAACATGGATGAGGTTTACacatgtaaagtgtctttgggCTCCCAGACCGCGGAGGAAAGCATCAAAAAATCTGACTGTGTAAAAGAGTAG